One Ooceraea biroi isolate clonal line C1 chromosome 6, Obir_v5.4, whole genome shotgun sequence genomic window carries:
- the LOC105281847 gene encoding uncharacterized protein LOC105281847 isoform X2, with the protein MRIGRLCWVLLTVALLSPIYAEKDAGNTNANEDGEAQEKISASLKLSEQDDKNITSKGMKASEKQVGKVISTIRGTSTSQKLAALIPTSSASRVLKEVQSTLNGSSSSRENASRELKLPISMDIAKIISEDSDLDESEEEDNEEMPEALPEAQELRLVRTHERRRPVHIKPLRPVRPSPPNRRNVYTGLPRPSIIRPSKRPSEPKRRPTENECTFFTKTVCLEANDYPHEAITRSLRSNKEMVAALLTDYKAQDYGSTEDKSPIALSLETKYENRYENRYESNEIKRRSDNPFDNIEEGFTCPSTVKYARPQLARAASGVWKYIINTGEHTQTIRLEKCSNPQSSCSFISENYRSSCVQIYNYHRLLTWDQKLGLHMDIFKVPTCCSCHVHGYSEIFPPHQKDPPMKPKETFPGADFVSINSQKDDFQDLGKPSGLNHISKYTPSSNYDSSLVSTNKKPVVEVSPSRPSFTLPTRNRSKKPTPIPRPYDKLPQQHAPNTRAPGYKGPLTMGNRPNRLNRPPFRRESTSHVEDYTETSGNNSTNTRYSQPYDQEVDATSRLQNGGFDEEYQEPQRRINYNYHPIIDFFKPEASMLQSSEPQLTVTQPASLQSDNSWKPLIS; encoded by the exons ATGAGGATAGGACGGTTGTGCTGGGTGCTGCTg ACGGTCGCGCTACTATCCCCGATTTATGCCGAGAAGGACGCTGGCAATACCAACGCGAACGAAGATGGGGAAGCTCAGGAGAAGATATCGGCGTCACTCAAACTCAGTGAACAAGATGACAAGAACATAACGAGCAAA GGGATGAAGGCATCGGAGAAGCAAGTTGGCAAAGTGATATCGACAATACGCGGTACGTCAACCTCGCAGAAGCTGGCAGCGTTAATTCCCACGAGTTCTGCATCACGAGTTCTCAAAGAAGTTCAATCTACTCTGAACGGAAGTAGCAGCAGCAGAGAAAACGCCAGCAGGGAACTGAAGCTACCGATCAGCATGGATATAGCGAAGATCATATCCGAGGACTCCGACCTCGACGAGAGTGAGGAGGAAGACAACGAGGAGATGCCCGAAGCGTTACCGGAG GCTCAAGAGCTGCGATTAGTGAGGACTCACGAGCGACGACGACCGGTGCACATTAAACCATTGCGCCCTGTCAGGCCGTCTCCTCCGAATAGAAGGAACGTTTACACAG GCCTGCCGCGGCCGTCCATCATACGACCGTCTAAACGACCGAGCGAGCCGAAGAGGAGACCCACGGAGAACGAATGCACTTTCTTCACGAAGACGGTGTGTCTTGAGGCCAACGATTACCCACA TGAAGCGATAACAAGAAGTTTAAGGTCTAATAAGGAAATGGTGGCGGCATTGTTGACCGACTACAAGGCGCAAGATTACGGAAGTACGGAGGATAAATCGCCGATTGCCCTGTCGTTGGAGACCAAGTATGAAAACCGCTACGAGAACAGATACGAGAGCAATGAGATTAAAAG AAGATCCGACAATCCTTTCGACAACATAGAGGAGGGTTTCACCTGTCCGTCAACTGTCAAGTACGCTCGTCCGCAATTGGCGAGAGCTGCTTCCGGAGTGTggaagtatataataaatacaggCGAGCACACGCAGACGATACGACTGGAAAAATGCTC CAATCCGCAGTCAAGTTGCTCGTTCATCTCCGAGAACTACCGCTCCTCCTGCGTGCAAATCTACAATTACCACAGACTGCTGACATGGGATCAAAAACTGGGACTACACATGGACATATTCAAAGTGCCGACCTGTTGCAGCTGCCACGTGCACGGTTATTCCGAGATTTTCCCGCCGCATCAGAAGGATCCGCCGATGAAGCCTAAGGAGACGTTCCCGGGTGCGGACTTCGTGTCGATTAACAGTCAGAAGGACGACTTCCAGGATCTCGGCAAGCCCAGCGGTCTCAATCACATCAGCAAGTACACTCCATCCTCGAACTATGACTCAAGTCTCG TGTCCACTAACAAGAAACCGGTGGTAGAAGTGAGTCCCAGCAGGCCCAGCTTCACTCTGCCTACCCGGAACAGGTCGAAGAAACCTACGCCGATCCCGAGGCCGTACGACAAATTGCCGCAGCAGCACGCGCCCAATACAAGGGCCCCAGGCTACAAAGGGCCGCTGACGATGGGTAACCGACCTAACCGACTCAACAGGCCGCCCTTCAGGCGAGAGTCCACCTCCCACGTCGAGGACTACACGGAGACTTCCGGTAACAACTCGACCAACACTCG gtaTAGTCAGCCGTACGATCAGGAAGTGGACGCCACGTCGAGGCTACAGAACGGAGGTTTCGATGAGGAGTATCAGGAGCCGCAGAGAAGGATTAACTACAATTATCACCCTATCATAGACTTTTTCAAACCGGAAGCATCCATGCTGCAATCGTCGGAACCACAACTCACCGTCACCCAGCCGGCATCGCTTCAAAGCGATAATAGCTGGAAACCATTAATATCTTAG
- the LOC105281847 gene encoding uncharacterized protein LOC105281847 isoform X1 has translation MRIGRLCWVLLTVALLSPIYAEKDAGNTNANEDGEAQEKISASLKLSEQDDKNITSKGMKASEKQVGKVISTIRGTSTSQKLAALIPTSSASRVLKEVQSTLNGSSSSRENASRELKLPISMDIAKIISEDSDLDESEEEDNEEMPEALPEAQELRLVRTHERRRPVHIKPLRPVRPSPPNRRNVYTGQFALAVNNHHRIAMNKSATEPKRTVRFPGLPRPSIIRPSKRPSEPKRRPTENECTFFTKTVCLEANDYPHEAITRSLRSNKEMVAALLTDYKAQDYGSTEDKSPIALSLETKYENRYENRYESNEIKRRSDNPFDNIEEGFTCPSTVKYARPQLARAASGVWKYIINTGEHTQTIRLEKCSNPQSSCSFISENYRSSCVQIYNYHRLLTWDQKLGLHMDIFKVPTCCSCHVHGYSEIFPPHQKDPPMKPKETFPGADFVSINSQKDDFQDLGKPSGLNHISKYTPSSNYDSSLVSTNKKPVVEVSPSRPSFTLPTRNRSKKPTPIPRPYDKLPQQHAPNTRAPGYKGPLTMGNRPNRLNRPPFRRESTSHVEDYTETSGNNSTNTRYSQPYDQEVDATSRLQNGGFDEEYQEPQRRINYNYHPIIDFFKPEASMLQSSEPQLTVTQPASLQSDNSWKPLIS, from the exons ATGAGGATAGGACGGTTGTGCTGGGTGCTGCTg ACGGTCGCGCTACTATCCCCGATTTATGCCGAGAAGGACGCTGGCAATACCAACGCGAACGAAGATGGGGAAGCTCAGGAGAAGATATCGGCGTCACTCAAACTCAGTGAACAAGATGACAAGAACATAACGAGCAAA GGGATGAAGGCATCGGAGAAGCAAGTTGGCAAAGTGATATCGACAATACGCGGTACGTCAACCTCGCAGAAGCTGGCAGCGTTAATTCCCACGAGTTCTGCATCACGAGTTCTCAAAGAAGTTCAATCTACTCTGAACGGAAGTAGCAGCAGCAGAGAAAACGCCAGCAGGGAACTGAAGCTACCGATCAGCATGGATATAGCGAAGATCATATCCGAGGACTCCGACCTCGACGAGAGTGAGGAGGAAGACAACGAGGAGATGCCCGAAGCGTTACCGGAG GCTCAAGAGCTGCGATTAGTGAGGACTCACGAGCGACGACGACCGGTGCACATTAAACCATTGCGCCCTGTCAGGCCGTCTCCTCCGAATAGAAGGAACGTTTACACAGGTCAGTTTGCCTTGGCGGTTAATAATCATCATCGAATCGCAATGAATAAAAGTGCCACCGAGCCGAAACGGACCGTTCGATTTCCAGGCCTGCCGCGGCCGTCCATCATACGACCGTCTAAACGACCGAGCGAGCCGAAGAGGAGACCCACGGAGAACGAATGCACTTTCTTCACGAAGACGGTGTGTCTTGAGGCCAACGATTACCCACA TGAAGCGATAACAAGAAGTTTAAGGTCTAATAAGGAAATGGTGGCGGCATTGTTGACCGACTACAAGGCGCAAGATTACGGAAGTACGGAGGATAAATCGCCGATTGCCCTGTCGTTGGAGACCAAGTATGAAAACCGCTACGAGAACAGATACGAGAGCAATGAGATTAAAAG AAGATCCGACAATCCTTTCGACAACATAGAGGAGGGTTTCACCTGTCCGTCAACTGTCAAGTACGCTCGTCCGCAATTGGCGAGAGCTGCTTCCGGAGTGTggaagtatataataaatacaggCGAGCACACGCAGACGATACGACTGGAAAAATGCTC CAATCCGCAGTCAAGTTGCTCGTTCATCTCCGAGAACTACCGCTCCTCCTGCGTGCAAATCTACAATTACCACAGACTGCTGACATGGGATCAAAAACTGGGACTACACATGGACATATTCAAAGTGCCGACCTGTTGCAGCTGCCACGTGCACGGTTATTCCGAGATTTTCCCGCCGCATCAGAAGGATCCGCCGATGAAGCCTAAGGAGACGTTCCCGGGTGCGGACTTCGTGTCGATTAACAGTCAGAAGGACGACTTCCAGGATCTCGGCAAGCCCAGCGGTCTCAATCACATCAGCAAGTACACTCCATCCTCGAACTATGACTCAAGTCTCG TGTCCACTAACAAGAAACCGGTGGTAGAAGTGAGTCCCAGCAGGCCCAGCTTCACTCTGCCTACCCGGAACAGGTCGAAGAAACCTACGCCGATCCCGAGGCCGTACGACAAATTGCCGCAGCAGCACGCGCCCAATACAAGGGCCCCAGGCTACAAAGGGCCGCTGACGATGGGTAACCGACCTAACCGACTCAACAGGCCGCCCTTCAGGCGAGAGTCCACCTCCCACGTCGAGGACTACACGGAGACTTCCGGTAACAACTCGACCAACACTCG gtaTAGTCAGCCGTACGATCAGGAAGTGGACGCCACGTCGAGGCTACAGAACGGAGGTTTCGATGAGGAGTATCAGGAGCCGCAGAGAAGGATTAACTACAATTATCACCCTATCATAGACTTTTTCAAACCGGAAGCATCCATGCTGCAATCGTCGGAACCACAACTCACCGTCACCCAGCCGGCATCGCTTCAAAGCGATAATAGCTGGAAACCATTAATATCTTAG
- the LOC105281849 gene encoding uncharacterized protein LOC105281849: protein MCITFNFQKRIYDMYGERILYLLVTERWFDRFKSDGCEDVSNHKIKIDELKTLLEKDPYLSQRKLAQQLGVTHSSVWKYLKKIEEEAETQEVDRQDTVFFLRRMHHHFNHGKSAAESQRRICEKYGENIVSLSDCATRFDRFKSDSCEDVSNHKIKIDELKTLLEKDPYLSQRKLAQQLGVSQSSVSRYLQEIEEEEEKQGVNKQDTVFFIRRMHHYFNHGKSAAEAQGLISDKYGENIVSLSDCETWFNRFKSGDQDISIRRIKIEELNVLLEKNTDLSIIELAQQLRIHHITLIIYLRTIRKKSVDKQVE, encoded by the exons ATGTGCATAACTTTTAACTTTCAAAAGCGGATTTATGACATGTATGGAGAGAGAATATTGTATCTCTTAGTGACTGAAAGGTGGTTTGACAGATTTAAGTCAGATGGCTGTGAAGATGTCTCGAATCATAAGATAAAGATCGACGAACTGAAAACATTGCTCGAGAAAGATCCGTACCTATCACAACGAAAGCTTGCACAGCAACTTGGAGTTACTCATTCCTCAGTATggaaatatttgaagaaaatagAAGAAGAGGCAGAAACACAGGAAGTTGATAGACAG GATACAGTTTTCTTTCTCCGACGCATGCATCATCATTTTAATCACGGCAAAAGTGCTGCAGAATCTCAAAGGCGGATTTGTGAAAAGTATGGAGAGAATATTGTATCTCTTAGTGACTGTGCGACGCGGTTTGACAGATTTAAGTCAGATAGCTGTGAAGATGTCTCGAATCATAAGATAAAGATCGACGAACTGAAAACATTGCTCGAGAAAGATCCGTACCTATCACAACGAAAGCTTGCACAGCAACTTGGAGTTAGTCAATCCTCAGTAAGCAGGTATTTGCAGGAAatagaagaggaggaagaaaaacaGGGAGTTAATAAACAG GATACAGTTTTCTTTATCCGACGCATGcatcattattttaatcacgGCAAAAGTGCTGCAGAAGCTCAAGGACTGATTTCTGACAAGTATGGAGAGAATATTGTATCTCTTAGTGACTGTGAGACGTGGTTTAATAGGTTTAAGTCAGGTGATCAAGATATCTCGATACGTAGGATAAAGATCGAAGAATTAAATGTATTGCTCGAGAAAAATACGGACCTTTCAATAATTGAGTTAGCACAACAGCTTCGAATTCATCACATCacattaatcatttatttgagAACAATAAGAAAGAAGAGTGTTGATAAACAGGTCGAGTAA
- the LOC113562115 gene encoding uncharacterized protein LOC113562115 yields MERILYLLVTVRRGLTDLNKSDGCEDVSNHKIKIDELKTLLEKDPYLSQRKLAQQLGVTHSSVWKYLKKIEEEAETQEVDRQDTVFFLRRMHHHFNHGKSAAEAQGLISDKYGENIVSLSDCATRFDRFKSDSCEDVSNHKIKIDELKTLLEKIRTYHNESLHSNLELLIPQYGNI; encoded by the exons ATGGAGAGAATATTGTATCTCTTAGTGACTGTGCGACGCGGTTTGACAGATTTAA ATAAGTCAGATGGCTGTGAAGATGTCTCGAATCATAAGATAAAGATCGACGAACTGAAAACATTGCTCGAGAAAGATCCGTACCTATCACAACGAAAGCTTGCACAGCAACTTGGAGTTACTCATTCCTCAGTATggaaatatttgaagaaaatagAAGAAGAGGCAGAAACACAGGAAGTTGATAGACAG GATACAGTTTTCTTTCTCCGACGCATGCATCATCATTTTAATCACGGCAAAAGTGCTGCAGAAGCTCAAGGACTGATTTCTGACAAGTATGGAGAGAATATTGTATCTCTTAGTGACTGTGCGACGCGGTTTGACAGATTTAAGTCAGATAGCTGTGAAGATGTCTCGAATCATAAGATAAAGATCGACGAACTGAAAACATTGCTCGAGAAAATCCGTACCTATCACAACGAAAGCTTGCACAGCAACTTGGAGTTACTCATTCCTCAGTATggaaatatttga
- the LOC105281850 gene encoding uncharacterized protein LOC105281850 isoform X2 — protein sequence MLPAKISLLFGLATLIKLSIAAPDSAGIVEMVNGLAYGGIPYGSVSGMLARYPGYGIEVNTQSPVRQLSGIQQPIVINPNLRATRLVGIAQRPVQIYNLPGVIAPGIVGTISHIGY from the exons ATGTTGCCCGCCAAG ATCTCCCTGCTATTTGGACTCGCaacgttaataaaattatcaatagcAGCACCAGACAGTGCAGGAATAGTAGAAATGGTGAACGGACTGGCGTACG GTGGAATCCCGTACGGAAGTGTAAGCGGCATGCTGGCTAGGTACCCGGGATACGGAATAGAAGTAAACACTCAGTCTCCAGTGAGACAATTAAGTGGCATTCAGCAGCCGATAGTTATCAACCCGAATCTGCGAGCCACCCGGCTGGTGGGAATCGCACAACGACCCGTGCAAATTTACAATCTCCCCGGAGTCATCGCTCCTGGCATCGTCGGCACAATCAGTCATATCGGCTATTAA
- the LOC105281850 gene encoding uncharacterized protein LOC105281850 isoform X1: MNSCIAFLIELHKRRLSSARIEVTKLMFLTSCGFPQISLLFGLATLIKLSIAAPDSAGIVEMVNGLAYGGIPYGSVSGMLARYPGYGIEVNTQSPVRQLSGIQQPIVINPNLRATRLVGIAQRPVQIYNLPGVIAPGIVGTISHIGY, from the exons atgaaTAGTTGTATCGCTTTCCTGATAGAATTACATAAACGAAGACTTTCTTCCGCACGCATTGAAGTCACCAAATTGATGTTTCTCACATCATGTGGTTTTCCGCAGATCTCCCTGCTATTTGGACTCGCaacgttaataaaattatcaatagcAGCACCAGACAGTGCAGGAATAGTAGAAATGGTGAACGGACTGGCGTACG GTGGAATCCCGTACGGAAGTGTAAGCGGCATGCTGGCTAGGTACCCGGGATACGGAATAGAAGTAAACACTCAGTCTCCAGTGAGACAATTAAGTGGCATTCAGCAGCCGATAGTTATCAACCCGAATCTGCGAGCCACCCGGCTGGTGGGAATCGCACAACGACCCGTGCAAATTTACAATCTCCCCGGAGTCATCGCTCCTGGCATCGTCGGCACAATCAGTCATATCGGCTATTAA
- the LOC113562116 gene encoding uncharacterized protein LOC113562116, whose amino-acid sequence MLLRKWNTAAGSFVVPKYPLILEGEGVQGEKIARQKSLLKIQDTFFRFRCNFLCTNTRFFSQGPEILANFAKNVASVLSPAILGELQTRSNRSSYLVAAVPANNDANYDLNSPSTIDNIVDKTTNTASYYQPRTYPYNGLYEGDTPAGLASSQPNEGRLQGSLRYESYRRQERPNFYGSYDFSANNENFGATQKSAVNVAPSIDVSSTNQYSSYQGVGFHKAALAPEPYAGFPGFGPYGHFPGYHHGHHHRPYGGNGGDEPPPGNGGSAPEQSARQENNGTNYGGYGYGSPYFGNHGYHHPYSSFPYGGYGPNHGPFYGSYNGNGNNTSGQNGQNGYGYGPYHGGFDFYGPPGYGYGHGHSNGQGNRNGNNGNSRQTDGSADPQSNSTKNGYPRPYGPHLGTFHPHGFPSPFNLLPYDHFGVIKGGPVGGVGQVGYPIYADPFLIGFPFPYPYGPIFYGKKYLPKDKPADSGESGESREMTQAPAGGLMQNENPERISALSGEVVAPAPSSNRYNRYNKTSGRKGSKRISPANLEGRKV is encoded by the exons ATGCTTTTAAGAAAATGGAACACTGCTGCTGGTTCATTTGTCGTACCCAAGTACCCCCTAATACTTGAGGGTGAAGGCGTTCAAGGGGAGAAA ATCGCTCGCCAAAAAAGTCTACTCAAAATCCAAGACACTTTCTTCAGGTTCCGTTGCAACTTTCTTTGTACTAATACACGTTTTTTTTCACAAGGTCCAGAGATACTGGCAAACTTCGCCAAGAATGTTGCCTCTGTGCTGTCGCCGGCTATCCTGGGCGAGTTACAGACCCGCAGCAACCGATCGTCCTACCTGGTGGCCGCCGTCCCTGCAAACAATGATGCAAACTATGATCTGAACTCACCCTCGACTATAGACAACATAGTCGACAAGACGACGAACACGGCTAGCTACTATCAACCACGCACTTACCCTTACAATGGGCTGTACGAAGGAGACACTCCCGCAGGACTAGCGAGCTCTCAGCCGAACGAAGGAAGGCTCCAGGGATCCCTTCGATATGAATCCTACCGGCGCCAGGAGCGACCGAACTTTTACGGGTCCTACGATTTTTCGGCGAACAACGAGAATTTTGGAGCGACCCAAAAATCCGCTGTAAATGTCGCGCCATCGATCGACGTGTCATCCACCAACCAATACTCCTCTTATCAAGGGGTCGGTTTTCATAAGGCCGCTCTCGCCCCCGAGCCCTACGCAGGCTTCCCCGGTTTCGGGCCCTACGGGCATTTTCCTGGCTATCATCACGGTCACCATCATCGTCCATATGGGGGCAACGGGGGTGACGAGCCGCCACCGGGTAATGGGGGCTCTGCTCCGGAGCAGAGCGCGCGACAGGAGAACAATGGGACCAACTATGGAGGCTACGGCTACGGCTCGCCGTACTTCGGAAACCATGGCTATCATCATCCGTATTCTTCGTTTCCTTACGGCGGATATGGACCTAATCACGGCCCGTTTTACGGGTCTTACAATGGCAACGGGAATAACACGTCCGGACAGAACGGACAGAACGGATACGGCTACGGGCCTTATCACGGAGGTTTCGATTTCTATGGACCACCTGGTTATGGTTACGGTCATGGTCATAGCAATGGTCAAGGCAACAGAAACGGTAATAACGGCAACAGCAGACAAACCGACGGATCCGCCGACCCCCAGAGTAACTCGACAAAAAACGGCTATCCGCGGCCTTACGGGCCGCACCTGGGAACTTTCCACCCTCACGGATTCCCATCCCCTTTCAATCTGCTTCCGTACGATCATTTCGGCGTAATAAAAGGCGGTCCTGTGGGCGGGGTCGGCCAAGTTGGCTATCCTATCTATGCCGATCCGTTTCTGATTGGCTTTCCGTTCCCTTATCCTTACGGTCCAATCTTCTACGGTAAGAAGTACTTGCCGAAGGACAAACCCGCCGACTCGGGTGAATCGGGTGAATCGCGCGAGATGACGCAGGCACCAGCTGGAGGACTCATGCAAAACGAGAATCCCGAGCGGATCAGCGCGCTTAGCGGCGAGGTGGTAGCACCGGCTCCGAGCTCGAATCGATACAATCGATACAACAAAACATCAGGGCGAAAGGGATCGAAGCGAATCAGCCCGGCTAATCTCGAGGGCCGGAAAGTCTGA